Genomic window (Maylandia zebra isolate NMK-2024a linkage group LG11, Mzebra_GT3a, whole genome shotgun sequence):
TGTGCATTCAGCTGCTTCCTGTCTGTCAGGTGTAAAAATGAGCTGGAGGCAGCTGATCCACTGCTGTGGCTCAGGCAGCCTGCAGCGAGGATCACAGAGGTCCTAGACCAGGAAGTGAAACCAACGAGGAACTACAAAATAAAAcgaacactgtgtgtgtgtgtgtgtgtgtgtgtgtgtgtgtgtgtgtgtgtgtgtgtgtgtgtgtcaggtggACATGAACTTCATGAAGAAGATTCCTCACGGAGCCGAGGCCTCCAACGTCCTGGTGGGTGAAGTGGACTTCCTGGAGCGGCCCATCATCGCCTTCGTCCGGCTCTGCCCCGCCGTGCTGCTGACCGGCCTCACCGAAGTCCCGGTGCCCACCAGGTAAGCCGCGACCGAGCCGCCCTCGGCACGCCGTTCCGTGCGTTTCCTCTGCTGACAGACTTCCTGTCCCTGCAGGTTTCTCTTCCTGCTGCTCGGTCCGTTTGGAAAAGGTCCGCAGTACCACGAGATCGGGCGCTCCATCGCCACACTGATGACAGACGAGGTGAGCGACGCtttcacacacagacattaCAGGAATAGATGTAAGGATGGCGTCTGAAGCCCAGagtgagcctgtgtgtgtgtttggggttaAACTACGCCCAGACTGGCAGCAGACTCAGGCAGGAAGTCTCCATGGTCACCCGGTTTGGTCGCCTCCTCGCGTCCTGATAGTTTAAAGGTGAACGGCTCAGTGACGGCGCGTGTCTGTAGAAGCAGCGAGGTCAGCTGGAGCACGCTGATCATCACACGCTTGTTTGCACTGAGCGTGCAGCGTGACGGAGAACTGCAGGTCTGCAGCTGATGATGGTGTTTAGAGGCCGTGTGGGACGATGAAGGCTCACCGCGCTGCGTTTCAGCCGGCTGTGTTTAcctgttgtgtgtctgtggttgcTGCTGACGTTGTTCCCGcctctgcagacacagacgTGTCAGTGTGACGGCGTGCTCGTGAAAAAGCTTCAGGAGGCGTAATCTCGTTTGAAGCGCAGACAAAAAGTTGTTGACGTGTGGCGGCTCTGCTGCAGGTTTTCCACGACGTGGCGTACAAGGCGAGGGACCGCAACGACCTGCTGTCGGGGATCGACGAGTTCCTGGATCAGGTCACCGTGCTGCCGCCGGGAGAATGGGACCCCAGCATCCGCATCGAGCCCCCGAAGAGCGTCCCGTCTCAGGTAAAAGATCCGAACCCGCCACGCCAGCTCTGATCTCTCAGAAGTGACGTCCCCGCCCCCGTCTGTCTCCGCAGGAGAAGAGAAAGATAGCGTCCTTCCCCAATGGCTCCGCCCACAGCTCTGAGATGGGCAAGGAGGCGGAGCATCACGCGGGACCAGAGCTGCAGAGGACGGGGAGGTGAGTGAAGCTCAGCAATATTAATAAATACTGCGAGgagattttcaaattaaaacaggaaacgtGTTGAACGTGGGATTATTCCGCTGCCGAGTCCTGGCTCGCTGTGTGTTGGGAATGACGGGGAATCCCTCGTGTGTCCCACAGGATTTTTGGCGGTTTGGTGAACGACGTTCGGAGGAAGGCGCCGTTCTACTGGAGCGACATCAGAGACGCCGTGAGCCTGCAGTGCCTGGCCTCCATCCTCTTCCTGTACTGCGCCTGCATGTCGCCCGTCATCACCTTCGGAGGTCTGCTCGGGGAGGCCACCAAAGGGAGCATAGTAAGAACCCCTGTGTGAGCTCATCCTGGGCCCTGATTGGTGCATCCGGGTGTtactcccctctctctctctctctgatagAGTGCCATTGAGTCGCTGTTTGGCGCATCTCTGACGGGCGTGGCCTACTCTCTGTTCGCCGGGCAGCCTCTCACCATCCTGGGCAGCACGGGCCCGGTTCTGGTCTTTGAGAAGATCCTCTTCAAGTTCTGCAGGTGAGTCGTGACCCAAGAGCGGCCAGACAGGTTTGCATGAAAGCTTTGCTCCCATTGGCTGTTCAGGttgtgatgacatcacagcgGGCTGCTgagcagagagaaaaaatgcGTTTGCGTTTGTTTTTAAGGTTTTTCGTGTTTTATTTCCGTCCTTGTGCCTTTGGGTTCGTCTCCTCTGTGTTTGCAACGCTGCGGCTCCCCCTGCAGGCGCATCCAGTGCTGTGCACGGAGCTGCGAGCTGGCAGCGGGTCACTCGCTTAATCTCAGCGTCACAGATTAACGTGATCTGAGGGAtttttggagcagctgtgggaACGTTGTGCTTCGGTGCTCTCAGCTGTTTCATGTTGTTGTATAATTTTTTGGTggattaaaaaaagctttttgtgaTGCACAAAGATGTTTTGTAACAGTTGCATAAAAGCCtcgttttttttaacctgctcCATTTTCATCTGGATTACATCATCCATGTTTGTCACGGAGAGCAGAGAAGCTGTTTAAAGGTGAGCCAGAACAGGAAGCGTTTAAACTGCAGCAGTCACAAACCGTCTGTTAATCGAGCTTCACCTCAGTGTTTCAGTCTGAAACCTTCCTGCTTCGTGGCGAGATTGAAAAAGCTGATCCGGAGGATAAACAAAGCAACGACGTCTCTGCCGTCTTTAGAAGTCTCTATGGCTTCAGGAGGAAGTGACGTGTCGCGGAGCCGCTGTAGGGTTTGGGATCACGTGTCGATGCTATAGGGCGTTTGTCGGGGTCACGTAGAGGTCAGGAGAGCTTCAAACAAAGCGGCGCTCAGGAGGTGTGACATCAGTTATTGCAGGGATGTCTGCTGGGTTAGAGAGAGCGAGCCTACAGAAGTGCCCTcggctgacctttgacctcctttCCTTCCCATCCTCAGTCAGTACCATCTGTCCTACCTGCACCTGAGGACCAGCATCGGACTCTGGACCGCCTTCCTGTGCCTGCTGCTGGTCGCCACGGACGCCAGCTCTCTGGTCTGCTACATCACCCGCTTCACAGAGGAGGCCTTCGCCGCGCTCATCTGCATCATCTTCATCTACGAGGCGCTGGAGAAGCTGGTCCGCCTCGGGGAGCTCTACCCCATCAACATGCACAACCAGCTGGACAACCTGACCTTCTACAGGTGAGGCGACTGTCCGACGTCACCGTGGTCGTTTCAGCTGGAATCTGCTCGGGGCCAGAATCCCGGGCCGGTGCTCCCACGGTTGGAGCTAAGAGGGTGAAGTGGTCATTTAGCTCCGAGTTGACGTGAGCGCTGCTGCTCTGTTTCAGATGTCAGTGTGCTCCATCCGCCAACGCCTCGGCCGAAGTCCTGGGTGTGTGGAGCAAAAAGAACGTGACCCCAGAAAACATCACCTGGGATCAGCTGAGCTCGAAGGTAAGAAATaaactttgttttctgtctgacGCTGCCGTCAGCGGCGCCTTTCAGTCAGAACAAACGAGCAGCAGCCTCTGCTGGTCATCAGAGGAACTGCGGCTGACGCTTCCCTCTCCCCACAGACGTGCAAGGCACTCATGGGGGAGCTGGTCGGCCCGGCGTGCAGCCACAGCGGTCCCTACGTCCCCGACGTCCTCTTCTGGTccatcatcctcttcttcaccaccttcttcctctcctccttcctcaAGCAGTTCAAGACTAAGAGCTACTTCCCCACCAAGGTCAGTGACACCCTGAGAGAGGAGCCGATGGAGTGCTCGCAGACTCGGTCCTCTTTAATGTTTCTCACGTGTGATGAAGATAAAGGATTTATTGGATCCACAGGAAAACATCACCACTCGGTTTAATATTTGTGCAGAGCTGGAGGTCTGAGACGTCGCGCTTTACCGTTCGATAAGAAAATATCGATGCTGTTTCCCGCCCGCAGGTTCGATCGACCATCAGCGACTTCGCCGTCTTCCTCACCATCATGATCATGGTGCTGGTGGATTATCTGGTGGGAGTTCCTTCACCCAAACTCAACGTGCCTGACCGCTTCAAGGTAACGCTCGCCTCTCAGCATGCGCAGGTCCAAACGGCCTGCGGGGGCGCCATTTGCCCTTTATTCCAGTAATAATGTAATCCAGCTTCAGTGATGGATGTTGGGGGGAGGTTTAGACTGAGCGAGGGCCCTCGGCAGCTCGCTGTGATAACAGGTCAGAGGTCGTTCACTGGGTTCGGTTCTCATTTAGGTCTCAACTTTGGATTCGTTCTTCATCTTTCACAGTTCGGATCTTTTGAAAACATTAAGTGGTAACATGTAACATATTTAATGTTacaaaaagtgtaaaatcaTCAAGCGTGTGGGCGCCGTCGGCTCACACCTGCTGACACGATGCTCACTCAGAGGTTACCATAGAAACGGTCTCGCGCTGCTTTCAGCCCACGTCTGAAAATCGGGGGTGGCTGATTTCCCCGCTGGGCCCGAACCCGTGGTGGACGCTGCTGGCCGCCGCCGTCCCCGCGCTGCTCTGCACCATCCTCATCTTCATGGACCAGCAGATCACCGCCGTCATCATCAACAGGAAGGAAAACAAGCTGAAGGTCAGAACTGACGTGAAGCCGCGTGCCGTCGTCCCCGCGGGGTGACGACCTTtacctcactgtgtgtgtttgtgtgtgtgcgggctGCAGAAAGGGTGTGGCTATCATCTGGACCTGCTGGTGGTGGCGGTGATGCTGGGCGTGTGCTCCATCATGGGCCTGCCGTGGTTCGTGGCGGCGACGGTGCTCTCAATCTCCCACGTCAACAGCCTGAAGCTGGAGTCGGAGTGCGCGGCGCCCGGCGAGCAGCCCAAGTTCCTCGGCATCAGAGAGCAGCGCGTGACCGGCTTCATGATCTTCTTCCTGATGGGCTGCTCCGTGTTCATGACCTCCGTCCTGAAGGTGAGTCGTCAGACGGTGCGTGCTACGTTCACGCCTCGCTCCCTCGCTCCCTTCACAGATCGCTTCTTTGCTTTTACAGTTCATCCCGATGCCCGTCCTGTACGGCGTGTTCCTCTACATGGGCGTGTCCTCGCTCAAAGGCATCCAGGTACGTCTCTGCGTCCGTCCGGCCGATGGCGGCGTTAAAGCTGGTCTGACCTCTCGTGCGTCTGTCTGTCCCACAGCTCTTTGACCGCATCAAACTGTTCGGCATGCCGGCCAAACACCAGCCCGACCTGATCTACCTGCGCTACGTGCCGCTGTGGAAGGTGCACGTCTTCACCGTGGTGCAGCTGTCCTGCCTCATCGCGCTGTGGGCCATCAAAGCCTCGCCCGCCGCCGTCATTTTCCCCATGATGGTGAGACGCACTGAGAGACACTGCATCTCCTTGTTTCCTTGGTAACGCGGGGACTCACCTCCTGCTGCGTTCTGCAGGTTCTCGCTCTGGTTTTCATCCGGAAGCTTCTGGATTTCTGCTTCAccaagagagagctgagctggCTGGACGACCTGATCCCTGAgagcaagaagaagaaggaggacgacaagaagaaggagaaggaggtgAAGGGCGCTGGTGTGTGCACGTGACCCTGCTTCTGTGTCCTCATTGGCtcaaccgtgtgtgtgtgtgtgtgtccaggacGCTCGGCGGatgctggaggaggtggaggaggagctgCCGTACGACAGAGGAGAAGTCCTCAATTTCCCCATCAAAAACCTGAAAAAGCGGTGGGTCTGAACTCAGGCACGCTGACGGCTGCGCGCACTCTGCAGCAGAGGctaacgtgtgtgtgtttgactcaGCAGCGACCCGTCAGAGGTGAACATCTCTGATGAAATGGCCAAAAGCGGCATCTGGAAGTCTGTTTCCAAAAACTCCGACAGCAGCAAAGCTCTGAGGCGCACCTTCAGGTACGCCTGCCTCACCACCAGCGACATCACCTGCGATGCTCTGTGATTGGCTCTCTCTGCACTGTGTTTATGTCCttaagtgatgacgtatgaaccctgcttctgcgtttaataaggctgttgtgtttttaacatgttcgaatattttgtatgtatttaatctcaacaagcccctaaaaacagtgaTCAGtgtcggcctctctcggttCATTACCGCTAATCGTTTTAAAGCTCAGTGTTTAAACCTCACGATGTAACTCCAGCCCAGCAGCAGtacattaatgactaacctcgtattgtggatgaataatctcagttgttctcctgactgaagtttggtctgtttacagcatcctgccatgcgattgcatttgtctctaaccatgaggaaccttcacgttaacttttatcaagtggaaaaaagttaacgttcatcctccagcttcactgtgtttatgctaacatagctgtgtcgctagcaatcacgtagcatatcgttatatagcagctagcccaacttcagtaacgctacaaacgtcactgctgtttagtttcctgtcttcatttatgctggaagtgatagcagagctgtacgtttggattgtttcagaaatctctcagtcagaacatgctatatcatgcttaggtggaagctagcgacctaacttcctgttaacttgtaACTcctttaaatttaataaatcctgttttcatggatgttaaacgtaattgttacacctggtaaagcagcaacgctgatcattttagtaaagatgaaagaatttagacagtttttagcTCTGTGTTGTTTGACTCTGGACCCGGACACGACTGATGACGTCAGACATAAACAGCAGTCCTGTAACCATTAAAAGTGACCGCTGGCAGGCGTGTCTGTGCTGtggagtaagaaaaaaaatgcaattgtGATGTTTTCAGGCTGGATGTTTTAGACACGATAAACACGGCTTATTCATGTCCCTGCTCTCTGTTTCCatgaagatgattttttttttccacgtaGACAAAGAtttctgttttccactttttgttAATTTTCACGTTCAGGGTCTTTATGTCAgattatttttagttttcattATAAACTTCAAACACATGAAAACGAGTCGCTGACAGCTCGGTCAGAACAGCGGAGACGAGCTTCCTCCCAGAGCCACAAACCAAACCTCAGAGACGTcactccacctgctgctgccaCACCTGTGCTGTGAGCACAATCAGATCTCAGAACAGCCCCAAACTACAGGAAGTGGAAGTAATTTAACGTGTCTGTAAGACGTGTCTGACTCTGGTGCCAGTAAAGTTTCTGTTCTCTTTCAGCCACGACAAGCTGCCGAGCGTCCGGATAAACGTGGAGAACGAGGACGGGCAAAGAGTCGTGAACGCCGAGACGTCGCTATGATCCACCGCCCGGGGCAGGAGGGTGAGGCGGGGGCGCTGCAGCTCCTCCGCGTGCTCTGAGGGAGGCGAAAGGTCGCGGGGGGACCAATCGGGCTTCACCTGAGCGTGCCGTACTTCTGACTCTGCGTTGTCTCGGACGAGGCGAACGTTTTATTTTCTCATCGTTTTAAGGTGAAACATGAGACTCCACTTCTGGAAACGGCTTCCTCAGGTTTCTTCTGCTgccgtttttgtgtttttaactcgGGCggcctgtgattggctgaaaaagaaaggaggaaaaaaaacagccgcCTGAGTCTCCGGACGGATGTCGTCAGAAATTTTAATTTCATGGTTTGAacttttgtttcagtgtttgtgaAACGGGCGAAGCGCCGACACGTTTTAATTTAACCCATCATGCTGATTtagggcgtgtgtgtgtgtgtgtgtgtgtgtgtgcgtgtgtgtgtgtgtgtgtgcgtgtgtgtgtgtgtgtgtgcgtgcgtgcgtgtgtgtgcgtgcgtgtgtgtgcgtgcgtgtgcatttgtgcgtgcgtgcgtgtgtgtgtgcgtgcgtgtgtgtgtgcgtgcgtgtgcgtgtgtgtgtgtgtgtgcgtgcgcggtCTCTGTACAGCACCTGGTTGCCTACAGCAGAAAAATGAATGACGTCACAGCTGCTGTTGTCGTAGTTTCTTTGTAAAGTTTAATAAATCAGTTTGGTGGCGACGATCACAGCGAGTCACGTGACCTCTCTAGTCGTCTCCATTATTTCAGGAGTCGCTGCTGATCTCTGATGGATTTATTTCAACAATTTGACAATAAAGAGATTTGATGCAAAAGCTGCATTTCCTTCCACATCCACCAGAGGCTCCCGCAGTCCTCACAGTATCAGACACAACCTGATAAAATGTCCAACCAGCGTTCAGTCTGACCGAACGGAAACGCCTCCGAGAGGAACATCAGGTGAAACACATGttaaaaaggaaacagaaaataagccTTTAAAAATGTTCACGTTGTTCATGTTTATTGGAGAAGCAAACGTTACAACATTCAGAGTGAAAGTAAATGAGGAAACCGCTGACTCCAGCTGTAGGTCAAACTGATCCTGGACCAGTTACAGCACGGCGAACATGGACAGCAGCATGGCCAGCAGCAGAGCCACGGACAGCCGAGCTCCCTGCGATCCAGCTGGAAAGGAAAGGAGCGTCGTGGTTAACGTGCACGTCACATGATCTGCACTCAGAGCTGAAAGCTAAGCTAGGCTAGTTTTTACCTGGTCTTATTAAACTCTCACTTATGATATGAAATAATTCTTTGATTGGACTGGAGACGCCTTCAAAAGCTGGCTGTAGGTTCAGCATCTTGTATCAGTGGTGATGAGCAGTGGGCGGAGCCAGAGTTTTTAATGTGAATGCCTGACGACCAATGGCACCAAATGATACGGACTTACGACAGGTCTGTAAGCAATGTACAGAATTCTACCTTTTTATAGATGAAATGATTTATTTCATCTTCAAAAGTTGTGAGGTGGCGAGTTGATCTGCGAGAACGTGAACTGACCCTGAACTCAAGCCAGACTTAAAAGACGAGTCTACCTGAACCTTGGATAACAGACCGCTACTCTAGAAGAGCGTCAGACGAGGGCAACGCACCTGTGGTAAAAGAGCCTTGCGGCGTTGTGAGCGAAGGCTTGGCCGTGGTGGTGGGGAGCAGCATGTCCTCGGTCACGCTCAGGGACCCGTTGTGCGGCGCTGGTTGGATCTGCAGCAGTTTGCACATCAGAGGGTAGATGTGGATGCTGTCGAACGGCTCGGACAGGTAGCTCCTCTTGAAGCTCGGGCCGAAGGCCCTGAAGATGGTCTTCATGTCCATCTCGGTGTTATGGAAGCCGTGGTCACCTTTATTCACGTAGACGATGAATCTCTGGTGTGAAACGATATGAAGTCGATATACGTTCTCTAGATTTGTTGAATTTTGCTCTTGGTTCTTGGAGGTAAAACGTTGGGGTACTTACAGAGTTCAGGTTGAATCCCAGATCTGCGATGATCACGATGGGAGGCAGACGCTCACTTTTGGCGAGATGGAAGCTTTCTGGAATCTCGTTTTTCTTGT
Coding sequences:
- the LOC143421177 gene encoding sodium bicarbonate cotransporter 3-like isoform X1, whose translation is MGDFWGDIASQRVARAMSLGNDEEAVLDQGKTSSTLYTNFEKEELESHRAVYVGVHVPLGRQSRRRHRHRGHRHHRKRRERSDREDGRESPSYDTPSQRVQFILGTEDDDEEHIPHDLFTELDELAFKDGDMQEWKETARWLKFEEDVEDGGERWSKPYVATLSLHSLFELRSCILNGTVLLDMRAGSIEEIADMVIDSMLASGQLEEGAQEKVREAMLRRHHHQNEKKLSNRIPLVRSFADIGKKYSEPNLLERNGLLASPQSAPGNLDDNKNAESRGNGGSGSRENSTVDFSKVDMNFMKKIPHGAEASNVLVGEVDFLERPIIAFVRLCPAVLLTGLTEVPVPTRFLFLLLGPFGKGPQYHEIGRSIATLMTDEVFHDVAYKARDRNDLLSGIDEFLDQVTVLPPGEWDPSIRIEPPKSVPSQEKRKIASFPNGSAHSSEMGKEAEHHAGPELQRTGRIFGGLVNDVRRKAPFYWSDIRDAVSLQCLASILFLYCACMSPVITFGGLLGEATKGSISAIESLFGASLTGVAYSLFAGQPLTILGSTGPVLVFEKILFKFCSQYHLSYLHLRTSIGLWTAFLCLLLVATDASSLVCYITRFTEEAFAALICIIFIYEALEKLVRLGELYPINMHNQLDNLTFYRCQCAPSANASAEVLGVWSKKNVTPENITWDQLSSKTCKALMGELVGPACSHSGPYVPDVLFWSIILFFTTFFLSSFLKQFKTKSYFPTKVRSTISDFAVFLTIMIMVLVDYLVGVPSPKLNVPDRFKPTSENRGWLISPLGPNPWWTLLAAAVPALLCTILIFMDQQITAVIINRKENKLKKGCGYHLDLLVVAVMLGVCSIMGLPWFVAATVLSISHVNSLKLESECAAPGEQPKFLGIREQRVTGFMIFFLMGCSVFMTSVLKFIPMPVLYGVFLYMGVSSLKGIQLFDRIKLFGMPAKHQPDLIYLRYVPLWKVHVFTVVQLSCLIALWAIKASPAAVIFPMMVLALVFIRKLLDFCFTKRELSWLDDLIPESKKKKEDDKKKEKEDARRMLEEVEEELPYDRGEVLNFPIKNLKKRDPSEVNISDEMAKSGIWKSVSKNSDSSKALRRTFSHDKLPSVRINVENEDGQRVVNAETSL
- the LOC143421177 gene encoding sodium bicarbonate cotransporter 3-like isoform X3 — encoded protein: MGSFDLSTLPPSARTPGPFGHLLPGSASSSQTDLSLYRYGRHLSEPSQPHGLALPVPGGSPRRSSAPVGLPKVVVHPPEEEEEEVFHLGDEDDVVPQTGLLASPQSAPGNLDDNKNAESRGNGGSGSRENSTVDFSKVDMNFMKKIPHGAEASNVLVGEVDFLERPIIAFVRLCPAVLLTGLTEVPVPTRFLFLLLGPFGKGPQYHEIGRSIATLMTDEVFHDVAYKARDRNDLLSGIDEFLDQVTVLPPGEWDPSIRIEPPKSVPSQEKRKIASFPNGSAHSSEMGKEAEHHAGPELQRTGRIFGGLVNDVRRKAPFYWSDIRDAVSLQCLASILFLYCACMSPVITFGGLLGEATKGSISAIESLFGASLTGVAYSLFAGQPLTILGSTGPVLVFEKILFKFCSQYHLSYLHLRTSIGLWTAFLCLLLVATDASSLVCYITRFTEEAFAALICIIFIYEALEKLVRLGELYPINMHNQLDNLTFYRCQCAPSANASAEVLGVWSKKNVTPENITWDQLSSKTCKALMGELVGPACSHSGPYVPDVLFWSIILFFTTFFLSSFLKQFKTKSYFPTKVRSTISDFAVFLTIMIMVLVDYLVGVPSPKLNVPDRFKPTSENRGWLISPLGPNPWWTLLAAAVPALLCTILIFMDQQITAVIINRKENKLKKGCGYHLDLLVVAVMLGVCSIMGLPWFVAATVLSISHVNSLKLESECAAPGEQPKFLGIREQRVTGFMIFFLMGCSVFMTSVLKFIPMPVLYGVFLYMGVSSLKGIQLFDRIKLFGMPAKHQPDLIYLRYVPLWKVHVFTVVQLSCLIALWAIKASPAAVIFPMMVLALVFIRKLLDFCFTKRELSWLDDLIPESKKKKEDDKKKEKEDARRMLEEVEEELPYDRGEVLNFPIKNLKKRDPSEVNISDEMAKSGIWKSVSKNSDSSKALRRTFSHDKLPSVRINVENEDGQRVVNAETSL
- the LOC143421177 gene encoding sodium bicarbonate cotransporter 3-like isoform X2 → MEEEREQMRPLLTSGNDEEAVLDQGKTSSTLYTNFEKEELESHRAVYVGVHVPLGRQSRRRHRHRGHRHHRKRRERSDREDGRESPSYDTPSQRVQFILGTEDDDEEHIPHDLFTELDELAFKDGDMQEWKETARWLKFEEDVEDGGERWSKPYVATLSLHSLFELRSCILNGTVLLDMRAGSIEEIADMVIDSMLASGQLEEGAQEKVREAMLRRHHHQNEKKLSNRIPLVRSFADIGKKYSEPNLLERNGLLASPQSAPGNLDDNKNAESRGNGGSGSRENSTVDFSKVDMNFMKKIPHGAEASNVLVGEVDFLERPIIAFVRLCPAVLLTGLTEVPVPTRFLFLLLGPFGKGPQYHEIGRSIATLMTDEVFHDVAYKARDRNDLLSGIDEFLDQVTVLPPGEWDPSIRIEPPKSVPSQEKRKIASFPNGSAHSSEMGKEAEHHAGPELQRTGRIFGGLVNDVRRKAPFYWSDIRDAVSLQCLASILFLYCACMSPVITFGGLLGEATKGSISAIESLFGASLTGVAYSLFAGQPLTILGSTGPVLVFEKILFKFCSQYHLSYLHLRTSIGLWTAFLCLLLVATDASSLVCYITRFTEEAFAALICIIFIYEALEKLVRLGELYPINMHNQLDNLTFYRCQCAPSANASAEVLGVWSKKNVTPENITWDQLSSKTCKALMGELVGPACSHSGPYVPDVLFWSIILFFTTFFLSSFLKQFKTKSYFPTKVRSTISDFAVFLTIMIMVLVDYLVGVPSPKLNVPDRFKPTSENRGWLISPLGPNPWWTLLAAAVPALLCTILIFMDQQITAVIINRKENKLKKGCGYHLDLLVVAVMLGVCSIMGLPWFVAATVLSISHVNSLKLESECAAPGEQPKFLGIREQRVTGFMIFFLMGCSVFMTSVLKFIPMPVLYGVFLYMGVSSLKGIQLFDRIKLFGMPAKHQPDLIYLRYVPLWKVHVFTVVQLSCLIALWAIKASPAAVIFPMMVLALVFIRKLLDFCFTKRELSWLDDLIPESKKKKEDDKKKEKEDARRMLEEVEEELPYDRGEVLNFPIKNLKKRDPSEVNISDEMAKSGIWKSVSKNSDSSKALRRTFSHDKLPSVRINVENEDGQRVVNAETSL